CGGACAGGCTGTGGCCCACGTAATGAATCGGCGCTGTGTTCTGCACATATTCCTGCTGGAACAATTCCCAGATCTGCGCGGACGTGACTTCCTGGCCGCTGTCGTCGGTGAAGCGCTGCACGGCCGAGCTGAAGTCCACTTGCAGGCGGCGCGGCAACACGACGCCGTATCCCTGTTCGAGCAGATACGCGATGCCGCCTTTGCCGGACTGGCTGTTCACGCGAATCACCGAATCATAGGTGCGGCCGAGATCGGCCGGATCGATCGGCATGTAGGGCACTTCCCAGACCGCGTCCGGCTTCTGCGCCGCGAAGCCCTTCTTGATCGCGTCCTGATGCGAGCCCGAGAAGGCTGTGAACACCAGATCGCCGACATACGGATGACGCGGATGGATCGGCAACTGCGTGCATTCTTCCGCCGTGCGCGCGACTTCGTTGATGTTAGAGAAGTCGAGCCCCGGATCGACGCCTTGCGTGTAGAGGTTCAATGCGAGCGTGACGAGGTCCACGTTGCCGGTACGCTCGCCGTTGCCGAAGAGACACCCTTCGATGCGATCCGCGCCGGCCATCACGGCGAGTTCAGCGGCGGCAACGGCGGTGCCGCGATCGTTATGCGGATGCACGGAGATGATCAGCGATTCGCGGCGCGCGAGATTGCGGTGCATCCACTCGATCTGGTCCGCGTAGATGTTCGGCGTGGACATTTCGACGGTGGCGGGCAAGTTGACGATGGCCTTGTGTTCCGGCGTCGGTTCCCAGATGTCGAACACGGCGTCGCAGACTTCCTTGGCGAATTCGATTTCGGTGCCGCTGAACACTTCCGGGCTGTACTGGAACGTGAACTGCGTTTCCGGCATGGTCGCGGCGATCCGCTTCATCGTGCGGGCCGCGTTCTGCGCGAGTTCCTTCACGCCGCTCTTTTCCAGGTTGAAGACGATCTTGCGGAATTCAGGCGCGGTCGCGTTGTACAGGTGGACGATGGCGCGCGGCACGCCACGCAAGGATTCGAAGGTGCGTTCGATCAGGTCGTCGCGCGCTTGCGTCAAGACTTCGATCGTGACGTCGTCGGGAATATGGCCACCTTCGATCAACTCACGCACGAAATTGAAGTCGGTCTGCGAGGCGGACGGAAACGCGACTTCGATTTCCTTGAAGCCGATCTGCACCAGCGTCTTGAACATGCGCATCTTGCGCTGCGCGTCCATCGGCTCGAAGAGCGACTGATTGCCGTCGCGCAGGTCGGTGCTCATCCAGATCGGCGGGTGCGTGATGGTGCGCGACGGCCACTGGCGATCCGTCAAGTTGATGGGCTTGAACGAGCGGTATTTGGTAGCGGGGTTCTTCAACATTTTCATCATCCGTGGGTGAGACCAGTTAGCTGGGAGTCGACCGGACGACGAAAAGACATAACTGCGCCGCCGGTCGAAAACCGGGGCTGGGTCAGTTACTGGGGAATTCAGCGGAGCTTCAGGTGTTCAGATGGAAGCGCGCGGCAGCAGACCTAGCCCGGTAGAGGGGGCTAGTAGTAGCGATAGGAGGGTCTGGGCGCGGTACATAGTGCGCAATAGGAACATATTATTGGGACGGCGTCAAGCGCCGTCCCCATGCGGCCTGAGATCAGTGCGTCGGTTTCACGAAGCGCAAGGTCATGCGGTCCGACTCGCCGATGGCCGCATATTTCGCCCGGTCGACGTCGCCGCCCTCGAAGCTCGGCGGCAGCGACCAGACGCCGTTGGGGTAGTTTTTGGTGTCGCGCGGGTTGGCGTTCACGTCGCTCTTGCCGGCCAGTTCGAAGCCGGCCGCTCGCGCGTGTTCGATTACGTAGGCTTCCGTGACGTAGCCGGTTTCGATGGTCTGTTGCAGCGAAGTGCCCGGCGCCGCACGATGCTCCTCGACACCGAGCACGCCGCCCGGCTTGAGCGCTGCGTAGAAGGCGCGCAGGTTCGCGTCGATCTGGCCGTCCTTGATCCAGTTATGGATATTGCGGAAGGTCAACACCTCGTCGACGCTGGCATCGGCCGGAAAACCGCTGAACTGCCCGGCGTGCAGCGTGCCGACCACGACGTTGCCGTAGACGGCGGGCGTGGCCGCCAGTTTGCGCGCGAACGCGGCCCGGCTGGCCTGTGCCTGCGCCGACGGCGCTCCCTGCGGCCCGTCGTATTGCGCCTCGTAGAGCTTGCCGTGGTCGTGGAGATAGGGCGCGAGGATCTCCGTGTACCAGCCGCCGCCCGGCTCGATCTCCAGCACGCTTTGCGACGGCGCGAGTTCGAAGAACTGCAGCGTTTCCTTCGGATGGCGGTAGATATCGCGGGCGCGGGCTTGGTCGCCGCGCTGCGGTCCGGAAATCGCGGCGTCGAGCTGCGCCGGACTGGCCGAGGCAGAAGCCGAAGCCGACGCCGACGCCGAAGTCGAGGCCGATGGGCCGGCGCAGGCCGCCAGCAGTAGCGCGGTACTCAATGAGGCGAGCGTGGCGCGCAATGTGCGGGCCTGGCGATTGGGTCGTAGGTTCGGTCGTAGGTTCATGAGGTCCATTATCGGGCGCGATCGGGCTGGAAGGAAATCGGTAACCGGCATAAGAATAGGCGCTCGCTGGATTTGCGTGGCGGCCGCCCGTGAGCAGGAATAAAAGGCCGTTTCCGCCAGTTTCGCTGTTTGCCGCGACTCGCGCGTAGATTGCGAATCCGAAGCGCGGCGTGGCGCGTATAAATGATGTGATCAGCGTTGGCCGTCGCGCGCGGGCTCGTTCTGGGCCGGACGCGACTTGATCCCCTTCATTTTCATTTTGTCGGAGGCAGGTATGCAACGAACATCGAGAATGTCGCGGTTAGGGCAGGTTTTATTGTGCGCGGCCGCGTGCGCGATCGCCGCGCAGGTGGGAGCGCAGGGCCTGAGCCCGCAGGACGACATGTACGCGCCGCAAAACAGCACGCGTCTGATGCCCAACGCGGCGCGCGGCAGCGAATATCCGACGCACGGCAACCAGCAGGCAGGGGAATTGAACCTGAATCCGACCGACCCGCGCGCGCAACTGGTCAACGGCTTGCCGAACCACACGAATTCCGGCGGCTATGGCTCACCGCTCGCTGGCGTGCGCACCTACGTGCAACCGCAAATGCCGTCGAAGTGAGCGGTTGCGTGCACGACGGCCGTGCCGCATCGCGCCGGAGCGCAGCGCATCCCTGCACGGACCGTTCTTTCGCTGTCTTTTTGAGGCGATGGGCAGCGTGCCGCCCATATACCGGCATCGCTCAGAGTCCGAACACGATCCGCAACGTATCGTTGTGCGCGATCACCGAGGCGCCAATCCCCACGAGGATCAGCGGTAGCAGGGCGGTGCCGTAGCGCCGGATCGGCGCGCCGAGCAACGGATGCTCCACGAGCCAGACCGCGCCGGCGCACCAGAGCCCGATCATCACGATAAAGACCAGCGAGATGAACGCGCCCTCGCTATGCGAATGACTGGCGTACAGCGGCACATAGACGGCAAGATTGTCGGATCCGTTGGCGACGGCCACGCAGGCCACCGCCCACCAGGATGAGCCTCGGCGTGTAAAAGGTGGCGTGGCC
The nucleotide sequence above comes from Paraburkholderia sp. FT54. Encoded proteins:
- the leuA gene encoding 2-isopropylmalate synthase; this encodes MLKNPATKYRSFKPINLTDRQWPSRTITHPPIWMSTDLRDGNQSLFEPMDAQRKMRMFKTLVQIGFKEIEVAFPSASQTDFNFVRELIEGGHIPDDVTIEVLTQARDDLIERTFESLRGVPRAIVHLYNATAPEFRKIVFNLEKSGVKELAQNAARTMKRIAATMPETQFTFQYSPEVFSGTEIEFAKEVCDAVFDIWEPTPEHKAIVNLPATVEMSTPNIYADQIEWMHRNLARRESLIISVHPHNDRGTAVAAAELAVMAGADRIEGCLFGNGERTGNVDLVTLALNLYTQGVDPGLDFSNINEVARTAEECTQLPIHPRHPYVGDLVFTAFSGSHQDAIKKGFAAQKPDAVWEVPYMPIDPADLGRTYDSVIRVNSQSGKGGIAYLLEQGYGVVLPRRLQVDFSSAVQRFTDDSGQEVTSAQIWELFQQEYVQNTAPIHYVGHSLSEREGREHIKLTVDIHGTRRVLTGEGNGPLDALMHAIGVPVRIQHYEERALTQGADARAVAVAEMAGADVTGSAFGVGIDANLVTASIRAVISGVNRAYARVNAQAKERFFDAAMNDATESVGV
- a CDS encoding methyltransferase, with amino-acid sequence MDLMNLRPNLRPNRQARTLRATLASLSTALLLAACAGPSASTSASASASASASASPAQLDAAISGPQRGDQARARDIYRHPKETLQFFELAPSQSVLEIEPGGGWYTEILAPYLHDHGKLYEAQYDGPQGAPSAQAQASRAAFARKLAATPAVYGNVVVGTLHAGQFSGFPADASVDEVLTFRNIHNWIKDGQIDANLRAFYAALKPGGVLGVEEHRAAPGTSLQQTIETGYVTEAYVIEHARAAGFELAGKSDVNANPRDTKNYPNGVWSLPPSFEGGDVDRAKYAAIGESDRMTLRFVKPTH